The sequence below is a genomic window from Clostridia bacterium.
GCAAGTCCAGGTTGGTAATTCCCGGTTGCACGATGGCCCTTTCATTAATCACATCCACTTCCAATACCTTATTCATTCTGGAAGTGGCGATCACAATACCACCTTGAATGGGCACCGCGCCACCGCTTAAACTGGTACCACCTCCCCTGGCTACTACGGGCACCTTGTAAGCATTGGCCAGCTTTATTATTTGTGATACTTGCTCTGTACTCTCCGGCAAAACCACCACCTGGGGTAAATGGAAATAGATCGATGAATCATAGCCGTAGGTCTCTAAATCAGCTTTTTCCGTCAGTGCGTTTTTCTTGCCGACTATTTTGCTTAATTGCCTTACTAAGCCGGGAACATCCAAGCTTACCACTCCTTCCAGAAAGCCGGATCCTTACGCTACAGTTGAGACGGTCTCAACAGTAAGCGACCGGCTTTATCAAATATCATTGGTTGGGATGGCCCTATTTGCTTTACATCAGGATTGGTCTTGATTTCTTCCCATAAGGGTTGTGATACCAAGATCTTTTTCAAAGATAAAGTATTTTTAATGAATACGATCCGGGCTTCAGGCACGGTGACCCTGTAGCAGGTTTTGATGGCAACCGCCAGCGCTTCTTGCTCCGACTTCATAACCACGGGAATCCTGGCCGGATTCAGATTGGCGGCGGTAATACAATTGGCATACAAATCATTGAAATTAATTTTGTTTACCAAGTCTCTTGTGGTGACATCAGCCATTCCGATACCGCAGGCATTGCCATGAGACTTTTCCGTCAAATCAAACACAACCAGTCTTTGATAACTGGGCCCGTCAAAACCGGGAAGACCGGATCCGTGCCGCCCCACCACATTCGGATCCATGCCGGAACCGCTGATGTCTTTTCCAATTTCCTCAACCACCAAAACATCGAAGCCCCGCGGAATGATCCTCGGCATTAAGTTCTTAGCTTCCAACAAGAGTTGGGGCTCACGCCAGGCAAAATCTTTGGCAGCAACTGCTTCAATTCTGGCTGTTTTATTCTCTGCGTTTTCTATAATGGCTACTCCAAACAATACCTTCGCTTTGGCCAAAA
It includes:
- a CDS encoding DUF2088 domain-containing protein, with the translated sequence MFEKLSVKIDGGYDCDFPELVPVEQYFAGQALAQIEKTIDEELGKKGILDQIKPGQRIAVAVGSRGIDNLRTIVRHVIENIKRQGGYPFIVPAMGSHGGADPEGQREILKAYGISEDTMAVPVLSGMEVVELGTFEAGVPVYIDKHAFEADGIVIINRVKAHTDFKAAFESGLMKMLVIGLGNHRGATAVHAMGFDRFHRLIPEIGKVILAKAKVLFGVAIIENAENKTARIEAVAAKDFAWREPQLLLEAKNLMPRIIPRGFDVLVVEEIGKDISGSGMDPNVVGRHGSGLPGFDGPSYQRLVVFDLTEKSHGNACGIGMADVTTRDLVNKINFNDLYANCITAANLNPARIPVVMKSEQEALAVAIKTCYRVTVPEARIVFIKNTLSLKKILVSQPLWEEIKTNPDVKQIGPSQPMIFDKAGRLLLRPSQL